The Dermacentor silvarum isolate Dsil-2018 chromosome 7, BIME_Dsil_1.4, whole genome shotgun sequence genomic sequence GGCAAGCTGCTTACGCGGAGCCTTCCCGCCGGTACTCTTGCGGGCGGTTTGCTTGGTCCTGGCCATGGCGGAAATGGGAGACGGGAGCGTCCAAACTCGTCGACTGCCGGAGTGAAACTGGCCCCTGCGCACAGCGCGGTCGTGCTTCCCCTCACTGCTCTTCCCCCTCTCCAACTCACCCGCCGATtggccaacgccagcgcagcCGTGCCCGTACGCGGGGCGGCGCGCACGCCGGCGTTCGCCAGGATGCTGGAAGCCAGCCGTTTTCGCGCGTCCGCGTTGTTCGCGGCTACGCAAAGCGCATGTCGAGGCGACTGAATTGCATTTAAACATGACAGCATGCTGCGCCGTTCTCTTTAGTTTCAGCCAACACCACAATCACCGCCATACCGGCCCGCATCGCGGAGTGGCACCACCGACTGTGAGACCGCACCATTACTGCTGGCGGCGGTCACCTCAGAAACTGCGGTCGACGGAAACGTGTGAGCAACGTCCGCTGCATTGATGTGAAGCCACGATACCTTCTGGGAAGCCAACTTCATCTTTTCTGGTTGAGAAGTCGCCAGCAAGCTATCTCGCACGTACACGCTCGCTAGCGCACTTTCCCATGTACATATATCTGAACACGACACTTCGCATATACTTAGGCAGGTGTGCGACAGCCGATTCGGCCTTCCAAGGCTACGCACAGCCAATACCACGCACGGCCCTTACACAATCATTCAGCGTGCTATCAACCAGTGCTTGGCGGCCGCCGCTCTCAGACAACCCCCCAATCTTACGAATCCGGAAGGCCtcgctatgcttttttttttttttttttttttactttcaggtAATGCCTGTTGACGCTGcattattgtttgtttttcttccatATGACACCGACAATCGTCATAAACCACATCGTGCTTCAGACAGCGCCTACATTGTTTCTTCGTTATTCCCCACGGGCTAGCTTTTTCTGGTGCATTCCCGCTCCCCGGAACAAGTTCATGGCACTCCTGTGCGACTTATTTCGGTACAGCTCAGCTCTGCGGCTGGCGGAAAAATCGCTCTTCTCGGCAGCTACTGCGCAGTGGCCCCATCAGCGGGAGTTTCTTTATTTATGCCCTAATTTTAATTACAATCGTTGTTGTTGACGGAAACCCTTCAATCTTTGTACCTCCGTAATTCAGCGATAGAAAGGGAAAAGGCAATTCCGCAAATATCAATACAACTAAAGCGAAGACGATTCATGTACACCTCAGTAAAGTATACTGCTCACGTGCGTGCATCACTTTTGCAAACAAGGCACCAGTTTCTCACACAGCGTGCAAACTTATGTATCACATTTACATGTGTTCTTGTTCTCTTTGTGTAGTTTAGACGATTGCGGTATGGCTTTCAGCTACGTGGTTGTGAAATGTTCGCTTACTTAGTTTTGTGCATTACATTCCACGCACTGCATGAAATGTCTGCTCCCTCAAGTGCCTTCCGCTGTCTCCTGCGACACGTTCCGTTCACGTGAGCCGAGTGTTTGCATCGAAAAATATTCTTATTGCGTGTTACATGTATTTCGATAGCGAATTCCTCTGAGAGTTGGCTCCCCAGCTTCACGTACGGCGAGTGTGACCGCATTGAGAAAGACACAAATATTGAACAACTGCCGCGTTTCATCAAACCAATGCGCATGTATGCCACTCCCTTGTGTAAGTTAATTTGTATACCGCTTCAGCCATGGCCTCATTTTCCTATACTCGTCACAGCGCGATTACCCAGCACGACCACGAACACCGACGCACGAGAAAACAACGGGTGCTAGGAAAACAATAAAACGAAAGTGAGTCTGCTTCGTGCGACCCTTTTTGTGCCTGGATATACGCACTGCACCGCCGTAATGGAGGAGGCCACCGCTAAGAGCCACTCGGAAAGCCACCAGTGAGCTCGAACCAACTGCTTGTTCCCAGCTGTAGCAATGGCACTGTGACCGTGCGCGCGTAAAACAAACGATAGTAGCTGCACAGGACTAGGTCTGCACCGCGCAGACGTTCGTCCGTTTGATTACACGCCATCAGCTCGATTCTAAGAGCAGCAACGACGGCACCTAGCTAGCTAGTTAATGTACCCTTTGGTTTCGCGTGCCACACATGCCAGTCGCACGGCGCTGATTCCCGGCCGCCCATCGGACTCCATAGGATGCAACGGAATGTGGAACAGGCCAGCATCTGAGATTTTAGCGCGAGAAAATGCCCCCTCCATtagtctttattattattttccccCCATCGCCGTTCCACGGCGGCTGCCTCATTCAGTCCCAATCAAACACGACAGCCATGCTGCACGAACGAACAGCATGCCGCAGTAACACAGCGTCGAAATTGTAGCAATGCGGCACTTggtagcgagcgcaaacgcatGTAGCAAAAAGCTCGCCTTACGCTACCACCTACTGTGAATACACGCGGTTGCGCTCGCTCACCTGACCAAATTCACCGCGCGTCTCGCGCACGGCTGCTGGGCACGCTCCATAACCGATCACAAGAAAATGGAATGCAAAGAGGGAAAACGGATCAGGAGATCGCGAATCCTGCGGATCACTGCCGAAGCATCAAGTGGGTAGCCCTGAAGAGGGCTGTTGGGTTCTTCACAGGAGTTCGGTGCGCTGCTggcagacgacgccgggcgcgTGTGTGCTGCTTAACCTCCGAAACCGTAGAGGGTGCGGCCCTGACGCTTGAGAGCGTACACGACGTCCATGGCTGTTACGGTCTTGCGCTTGGCGTGCTCAGTGTAGGTGACGGCATCCCGGATCACGTTCTCGAGGAACACCTTGAGGACACCGCGCGTCTCCTCGTAGATCAGGCCAGAGATGCGCTTGACACCACCACGGCGAGCGAGACGACGGATGGCAGGCTTGGTGATGCCCTGGATGTTGTCACGCAAGACCTTACGATGACGCTTGGCGCCACCCTTGCCGAGCCCCTTGCCGCCCTTGCCACGTCCAGACatttcggctgttgctgctgcttcggaGCGAGTCAGGAAAGCGAATGCCGTGTTCCCGGGCGCGCGCGGCCCAACTCGGCTTCGCCGCCACCGGAGGAaggggggcgaggaggaaagcaagCGGCGCGCGCCCATTGGctcacccgcgccgccgcttctCTTCGCGAGTGTGTCGCTGGTGGACGCACTGAGCCCTCTATTGACCACGCGCGGAGTGAAATTGAAATAAATGGCttcagcaaaacaaaacaatcgtGCACTTGCACATAACACTGCAACGCAGGCCTATTGTgccctaattttattttttgttgctgcagTTAGTGACTTTTGTTCCTTGAaaaattaattaacaaaaataaaaacgccTCGCCCTGCATTCGCAAGGACAAAACGAACAATCCAACATTACTCGTGGTGCTAGGTTGCGCCCGCTGCTCGagttcccgaaaaaaaaaaaaaaagagcttcctTGCATTCTCGTTTTCATTACTCGTTGCATTCATCTTTACCACGACTACGCTTGCAATATAACCTTCGTAGCCGCTGGAAAGCACGGCGCGAGCACGACTTCAAGCTGAGCCGGGCGACCATCGTTCACTTGGTCACGAATCGCAAAACAGCGAGCACTCGTGATCGGTCGAACTTAGGCGTTTTAAATTTTGCGCCTAGGCTGCGTCCCCTTGTGGCAACACGACCGTCAAATTTCGTCGTCATAGCTCGCGTAATCTCCCAGATAAGCCCAGCCGAAATAACCAAACACGCCCGCGTGGGTCCAATCCAGCATTCTAGGGGACGGAAGAGGGCGAGGATACAGCGCTCCGACCTCCTCTCGGCCattgccgccggcgcgcagcgCGGCTCCTCTAtggagagacagttatcgcgctgcacttaatCACAAACTTTTTACCCTTTAAACCGCCATAGCAGTCTGCGGAAAGCGCGCGCAGCATTTTTCTAATATTACTTGAAGTTTCTCCTAATCAGTGTTCCTCTAGCTAGGACATTTCTTACACCTGTCAAGTGATTTGCGCACCCCAGTCCGTGCTATACCGCTCACATGTAAACATGACACTGCCCTTGCAGGAGGCTTTTAATTCAGGATTCCAGTCTCGAGAACAGTCGTATGCGTGTCAACCGCCGCCACGAGTACATTCTCGTAGACGAAATTACTTTTCGCAAACGTACAGGCGAGCGAGCCGCAAGACGGCGTCgcataagaagaaaaagaaaaaaaaaaaaaaaaaagagagagagagaaagaaagacaacaagcTGCGTTGCAATAATTACACTACACTACGCTCGGCTCGCATAAGGCAAAACTATCGACCGACGCAGCGTTACAACACGCATTCCGTCGTTCGCACTAGTAGGAACACGCATTATGCATGCTCGTGTGCGCGTTGTTGTGCTCAGTGcatgttgttgtgtgtgtgtgtgtgtgtgtgtgttttttttttctaccgctAAGATTATACGAGGCGCGCTGTCGGAAAGCGCACGCAACATGTAAACAAAACAAGAGGGAAAACGGACGGAATCGTCGCGAGATTCTCGCTACATCCCAATGCCAATGCAGACACTTTGGGTGGCTCTGACAAGAGCCGTTGGGTGTTGGCTGGGCGGACGAGCGCTCGGTCGCCTACTTGGAGCTGGTGTACTTGGTGACGGCTTTGGTGCCCTCGGACACGGCGTGCTTGGCCAGCTCGCCcggcagcagcagacgcacggcagtctggatctcccGGCTCGTGATGGTCGAGCGCTTGTTGTAGTGAGCCAGACGGGACGACTCGGCGGCGATGCGCTCGAAGATGTCGTTCACGAAGCTGTTCATGATGGACATGGCCTTGCTGGAGACTCCAGTGTCGGGGTGCACCTGCTTCAGCACCTTGTAGATGTAGATGGAGAAGCTCTCCTTCCTgcggcgcttcttcttcttcttgtcggTGGCGCGCACATTCTTCTGCGCCTTGCCGGCCTTCTTCACGGCCTTACCGCTCGGCTGGGGAGGCATAGCGATGCGAGTAGACGAGCAAGCGAGATCAGACTACGGGCGCTCTCGCGCGCACCCGTGCTTTTATCCGAAGGGGGTGGTGTTCACGCGACCGGCGAAAGCCGCGCGCGCCATTGGTCCGCACGGCTTCTCCTCCTCTCTCTCGTTCCCGCTCTCGCTTCCCGCAACCACGGTGGCGGCGGCCGAAAGCGCTGCCCCGACACACATCGTTGAGAGATCGCGAGAGCAGTAGTTCTCGTCTCCTCAGTCTCGTCGTCTCATCAGCAGCATCACCATGTCCGGACGTGGCAAAGGCGGCAAGGCAAAGGGCAAGAGCAAGACCCGTTCCAGCCGTGCGGGTCTCCAGTTCCCCGTGGGCCGTATCCACCGCCTCCTGCGCAAGGGAAACTACGCTGAGCGCGTCGGAGCGGGCGCACCCGTCTACCTCGCGGCCGTCCTCGAGTACCTGGCTGCCGAAGTGCTCGAGCTCGCCGGCAACGCGGCTCGCGACAACAAGAAGACGAGGATCATCCCCCGCCACCTGCAGCTGGCCATCCGCAACGACGAGGAGCTGAACAAGCTGCTCTCCGGCGTTACCATCGCGCAGGGCGGCGTGTTGCCCAACATCCAAGCCGTGCTTCTGCCCAAGAAGACCGAGAAGAAGGCGTAAGCGAGCTGCTCCCTCCCATCAAGCCGGAGTTGCAGGCTCGTCCTCGCACGACAACCCAACGGTCCTTGTCAGGACCACCCAAAATGCGTGTGACGGCAGGGTGTTGCTTTGCAATCCCGTTCTCCGCACCCGTTTCCCTCTGTTCgaattttttcttccttcttttttaaaCTACCGCAATCGTGGCTCGGTGAGATTGCTAGCATCTCTCGCTGCACGTAATTGGCCAGCATTCGCCGGCGCTATTAATTGCGTGCAACGCCTCGGGAGGAGCAAGAAAGAAAGGCGAACCCTTATGATTGCGACACA encodes the following:
- the LOC119458705 gene encoding histone H2A; translation: MSGRGKGGKAKGKSKTRSSRAGLQFPVGRIHRLLRKGNYAERVGAGAPVYLAAVLEYLAAEVLELAGNAARDNKKTRIIPRHLQLAIRNDEELNKLLSGVTIAQGGVLPNIQAVLLPKKTEKKA
- the LOC119458707 gene encoding histone H4; this encodes MSGRGKGGKGLGKGGAKRHRKVLRDNIQGITKPAIRRLARRGGVKRISGLIYEETRGVLKVFLENVIRDAVTYTEHAKRKTVTAMDVVYALKRQGRTLYGFGG